GCCACCAGTGCCGCCACCCCGCTGTACTTCGCCCAGGCGATCGGCCGGTTCGTCCGGGCCCGCCGACCCGGGGAGACCGCCAGCGTGTTCCTGCCGTCCGTGCCGGTGTTGCTCGATCTGGCCAGCCAGCTCGAACGACAGCGCGACCATGTGCTCGGCAAACCACACCGGCAGTCCGATGGGCTGGACGACCAGTTGTTGGTGCAGGCGAATCGGCAGCAGGACGAGCCGGGTGCGGAGGAGCCGGCCTACGTCGCGCTGGGGGCCGACGCCGAACTCGATCAAGTGATCTACGACGGCGCCTCGTTCGGCACGGCGACGATCGCCGGTAGTGACGAAGAAGCCGACTATCTGGGCTTGCCGGGGTTGCTCGATGCCGACCAGGTACGGCTACTGCTTCGGGAACGCCAGGCCCGGCAACTGGACCGGGCCGCGGGCGTCGACGCGACCGTGGCGCAGCCCGCCGGCTCGGCCGCGGTGACATCGGGCGGCTCGGCCGCGGTGACATCGGGCGGCTCGGCCGCGGTGACATCCGGCGGCTCGGCCGCGGCGACATCCGGCGGCTCCGCCGCGGTGCTGGGCGAGTTGCGGCGGGAACTGAACAGCCTCGTCGCGCTGCACCACCACCGGACCGGTAAGCCACACGGTGTGATCCATGGCGAGTTGCGCCGGCAGTGCGGCGGACCGCCGACCGCGATCGCGTCGGCCGAGCAGATCAGTGCCCGGATCGCGGCGCTGCGCAGCTGGTAGACCCAGCACCGTCACCGATCGACCGGTAGCCAGCCGTTGGCTGGTGATCGGGCCAGTCGGCTGACCATGTGCAGGGTCGGTTCGAGCGCCCACAATGGCCGAAGAGGCGCACGGGGGATGAGGCGTCCGAACCACGAAAGGCAGATCGATGAGTACGTACGTCGTGCAGTCAGGCGATGCCCTGTGGCGGCTTGCCGAGCGTTTCTACGGTGACGGCCGGCGGTGGCGGGTGATCGCCGCCGCGTCCGGGATCACCGACGGTGACCAGCTGGAGCCCGGCCAGGAGATCGAGATTCCGTACGTCACCTACCGTTACCGGGTCCGGGCCGGCGACACCAAGGCGGAGTTGGCGCAACGCTTCTATCAAGACCCGACGTCGACGTTGCTGTTCGAGATCCCCAACGGTGCGGCGCAGCGCGACCTTCTGGCCGGTGAAATGCTGTTGATCCCCGACTTCGGCGGCACCGATCATCACACGATGGTCGCGGGCGAGACGCTGCCTCAGCTGGCCGAGTACCGCTGGGGGGTCGCGGCCTTCTGGCCGATCATCAGTGCGGTGAATCACCTGCCCGACGGCGACCCGGCGCCCGGGACCGTGCTCACCTTGCCCCGGCTCAACCGTCGGCGCCGGGTGGTCGTGGGCGACACGTTGTGGCGCCTGGTGGCCGACAATTACGGGGACTACGACAACGCTCGAACCCAGGTCCTGGTGCAGATGGTCGCGGCGGCGAATCTGATCGACGATCCGAGCTTGATTACGGTCGGTCAGACGATCTTGTTTCCGTCGTTCTCGTCGGGTCCGGCGGTCGAGCCTTTTCCCGAACTGTAGCCATGGCGCCGCGGGTCCGCGGCGCAGATGCACGACAGCGGGTGGCCGTGACGGCCACCCGCTGTCGTTTGTGAGTCGGGATAGGACGGATCGGTTACAGCGCCGGCGCCGAGTCGGTATCGATGGTCGCGTCGATCTCGCGCAACCGGTCGAGGTGCTCGTTCGCGTGATGCTGGCAGAACAGCAACTCGCCGCCGCCCGGGAGCACAGCACGGACACGAGCACCGGCACCGCAGCGATCGCACCGATCGGCAACGGTCAGGGGGGTTAGTGTCAGGGTCGCGGACATGATTCCTCCGTCCTGGCTCCCGGCGTGGCGGCCGTTCACCTGTCGTGCATCCGGAGTACGGCATGTACTCCGGAGTGGAACTACTGTGACAGACGAACGGCGCGCGCGCTTTGTTCCCGGAGTCGATCCGGTCACGCGTCCTGGGCGATAAACGCCGTGGCCGGGGCCTCTGTGGCCGAGATCACTCGCACCCCGGCGAGGCCAGGTTCGGACAGCTCACCGGGGAGTTCGGCGTTACTCTCGACCGGTGAACGTCGATGTAACCCCACTGCCCGGAATCGGCGTCCGGAAGGATTTTGCGCTGGGGACCGGCGAGCGGGTGGGGGTGGTCACCCATCGGGACGGTCGGCTCGATCTGATCGTGAGCCGGGCGGACGATCCCGACACCTGCGCAGCCCAGGTCGCGATGTCGAACGAGGAAGCTGCTGTGCTGGGCAGCCTGCTCGGCGCTCCGCAACTGGTGGCCCAGCTCCAGGCCGAACACCGGGATGTCCCGGGGATCAGTACCCGCCAACTGCCGATAGTGGCGGCCTCGCCGTACGACGGCCGCACGCTCGGCGCCACCGGTATGCGCACGCGCACCAAGGCGTCCATCGTCGCGGTGATGCGGGCGGGGCAGGTGCACCCGTCGCCCGGGCCGGACTTCGTGTTCACGGCGGGGGACCTGCTGGTGGTGGTCGGCACCGGCGAAGGTTTGGATGCCGGAGCGCGAATACTTACCCACGGGTGAGCCTGCAGATGAACGACACCGCGCTCGCGCTCGTCGAGCTGGGCGCGGTGTTCTTCGTGCTCGGGGTGCTCGGCCGACTGGCCGGCCGGTTCGGGATGTCGCCGATCCCGCTGTATCTGCTGGGCGGTTTGGCCTTCGGGCACGGCGGGCTGATTCCGCTCGGTGAGGCAGGTGCTTTCGGTCACCTCGCCGCCGAGATCGGTGTCGTCCTGTTGTTGCTCCTGCTGGGCCTGGAGTACACCGCGTCCGAGCTGGTGACCGGAATGCGCCGGTCCTGGACGGCGGGTGTGGTGGACATCGTCTTGAATGCCACCCCGGGTGTCCTGATGGCGCTGTTGCTCGGTTGGGGTCCGGTCGGTGCGCTCACCCTCGGTGGCGTCACCTTCATCTCGTCATCTGGGATAGCGGCGAAATTGCTCACCGATCTCGGCCGGCTCGGCAACCGCGAGACGCCGGTGGTGCTGTCGATCTTGGTTTTCGAGGACCTGACGATGGCGGTCTACCTCCCGATTCTCACCGCCGTGCTCGCCGGGGTCGGATTTTGGGGTGGGCTGCAGGCTCTCGCCATCGCGCTCGTCGTGGTCACCGTGGTCCTGGTGGTTGCGTTGCGGTACGGCCGATACGTGTCTGCGATCGTGGACAGCGCGGATCGCGAGGTATTTTTGCTCAAGCTGCTCGGAGCCGCATTGTTGGTTGCCGGAGTGGCCTCGGCGCTGCAGGTCTCGGCGGCGGTCGGTGCCTTCCTACTCGGCATCGCTATCT
Above is a genomic segment from Skermania piniformis containing:
- a CDS encoding cation:proton antiporter regulatory subunit, with product MNVDVTPLPGIGVRKDFALGTGERVGVVTHRDGRLDLIVSRADDPDTCAAQVAMSNEEAAVLGSLLGAPQLVAQLQAEHRDVPGISTRQLPIVAASPYDGRTLGATGMRTRTKASIVAVMRAGQVHPSPGPDFVFTAGDLLVVVGTGEGLDAGARILTHG
- a CDS encoding DUF7455 domain-containing protein; protein product: MSATLTLTPLTVADRCDRCGAGARVRAVLPGGGELLFCQHHANEHLDRLREIDATIDTDSAPAL
- a CDS encoding cation:proton antiporter; this translates as MNDTALALVELGAVFFVLGVLGRLAGRFGMSPIPLYLLGGLAFGHGGLIPLGEAGAFGHLAAEIGVVLLLLLLGLEYTASELVTGMRRSWTAGVVDIVLNATPGVLMALLLGWGPVGALTLGGVTFISSSGIAAKLLTDLGRLGNRETPVVLSILVFEDLTMAVYLPILTAVLAGVGFWGGLQALAIALVVVTVVLVVALRYGRYVSAIVDSADREVFLLKLLGAALLVAGVASALQVSAAVGAFLLGIAISGSTARDATKLLEPLRDLFAAMFFVVIGLSTDPADIPPVLGWATVLAAVTTVTKLATGWWAARQHQVGRMGRARAGAALVARGEFSIVVAGLALAAGAVAAELATLATAYVLLMAVLGPVVARLVEPAVRLVGTASRSVVDC
- a CDS encoding LysM peptidoglycan-binding domain-containing protein, with amino-acid sequence MSTYVVQSGDALWRLAERFYGDGRRWRVIAAASGITDGDQLEPGQEIEIPYVTYRYRVRAGDTKAELAQRFYQDPTSTLLFEIPNGAAQRDLLAGEMLLIPDFGGTDHHTMVAGETLPQLAEYRWGVAAFWPIISAVNHLPDGDPAPGTVLTLPRLNRRRRVVVGDTLWRLVADNYGDYDNARTQVLVQMVAAANLIDDPSLITVGQTILFPSFSSGPAVEPFPEL